One Elephas maximus indicus isolate mEleMax1 chromosome 18, mEleMax1 primary haplotype, whole genome shotgun sequence genomic region harbors:
- the SLC45A3 gene encoding solute carrier family 45 member 3, whose amino-acid sequence MVQRLWVSRLLRHRKAQLLLVNLLTFGLEVCLAAGITYVPPLLLEVGVEEKFMTMVLGIGPVLGLVSVPLVGSASDHWRGRYGRRRPFIWALSLGVLLSLFLIPRAGWLAGLLYPDARPLELALLILGVGLLDFCGQVCFTPLEALLSDLFRDPDHCRQAFSVYAFMISLGGCLGYLLPAINWDASALAPYLGTQEECLFGLLTLIFLTCAVATLFVAEEAALGPTEPAEGLLVPATPPHCCPCRARLALWNLGALLPWLHRLCCRVPRTLRRLFVAELCSWMAFMTFTLFYTDFVGERLYKGVPRAEPGTEARRHYDEGVRMGSLGLFLQCAISLIFSLVMDRLVQRFGTRAVYLTSVAAFPVAAGATCLSHSVAVVTASAALTGFTFSALQILPYTLASLYHRDKQVFLPKYRGDAGGGSEDSLTTSFLPGPKSGASFPNGHMGAGGSGLLPSPPTLCGASARDVSMRVVVGELSEARVVSGRGICLDLAILDSAFLLSQVAPSLFMGSIVQLSQSVTAYMVSAAGLGLVAIYFATQVVFDKNDLAKYSV is encoded by the exons ATGGTCCAGAGACTGTGGGTAAGCCGCCTGTTGCGGCATCGCAAAGCCCAGCTCCTGCTGGTCAACCTGCTGACCTTCGGCCTGGAGGTGTGCCTGGCCGCGGGCATCACCTACGTGCCCCCGCTGCTGCTGGAAGTGGGGGTAGAGGAGAAGTTCATGACCATGGTGCTGG GCATTGGTCCAGTGCTGGGGCTGGTCTCCGTCCCACTCGTAGGCTCGGCCAGTGACCACTGGCGTGGGCGCTACGGCCGTCGCAGGCCCTTCATCTGGGCTCTGTCCCTGGGTGTCCTGCTAAGCCTTTTCCTCATCCCGAGGGCTGGTTGGCTGGCAGGGCTGCTGTACCCGGATGCCAGGCCCCTGGAGTTGGCACTGCTGATCCTGGGCGTGGGGCTGCTGGACTTCTGTGGCCAGGTGTGCTTCACCCCGCTAGaggccctgctctccgacctctTCCGGGACCCAGACCACTGTCGCCAGGCCTTCTCTGTCTATGCCTTCATGATCAGCCTTGGCGGCTGCCTGGGCTACCTCCTGCCTGCCATCAACTGGGACGCCAGTGCCCTGGCCCCCTACCTGGGCACCCAGGAGGAGTGCCTTTTTGGCCTGCTCACACTCATCTTCCTCACTTGTGCGGTGGCCACGCTGTTTGTGGCTGAGGAGGCAGCACTGGGCCCCACTGAGCCAGCTGAGGGGCTGCTGGTCCCCGCCACACCCCCCCACTGCTGCCCATGCCGTGCCCGCCTGGCCCTCTGGAACCTGGGTGCCCTGTTGCCCTGGCTGCACCGGCTCTGCTGCAGGGTACCTCGTACCCTGCGCCGGCTCTTTGTGGCTGAGCTGTGCAGCTGGATGGCCTTCATGACCTTCACACTGTTTTACACGGACTTTGTGGGCGAGAGGCTGTACAAGGGTGTGCCCAGGGCTGAGCCAGGCACCGAAGCCCGGAGACACTATGACGAAG GGGTCCGGATGGGCAGCCTGGGGCTGTTCCTCCAGTGTGCCATCTCCCTGATCTTCTCTTTGGTCATGGACCGGCTGGTGCAGCGATTCGGCACCCGGGCAGTGTACCTGACCAGCGTGGCGGCTTTCCCTGTGGCTGCTGGTGCCACGTGCTTGTCCCACAGCGTGGCTGTGGTGACTGCCTCGGCTGCGCTTACCGGCTTCACCTTCTCGGCCCTGCAGATCCTGCCCTATACACTGGCCTCCCTCTACCACCGTGACAAGCAG GTGTTCCTGCCCAAATACCGAGGGGACGCTGGAGGTGGCAGTGAAGACAGCCTGACAACCAGCTTCCTGCCGGGCCCCAAGTCTGGAGCTTCCTTCCCCAATGGACACATGGGTGCAGGGGGCAGTGGTCTGCTCCCTTCACCACCCACGCTCTGTGGGGCCTCGGCCCGTGATGTCTCCATGCGCGTGGTGGTGGGCGAGCTGTCCGAGGCCAGGGTCGTCTCGGGCCGGGGCATCTGCCTGGACCTCGCCATCCTAGACAGTGCCTTCTTGCTGTCCCAGGTGGCCCCGTCCCTGTTCATGGGCTCCATCGTCCAGCTTAGCCAGTCTGTCACAGCCTATATGGTGTCGGCTGCAGGCCTGGGTCTGGTCGCCATTTACTTTGCCACACAGGTAGTATTTGACAAGAACGACTTGGCCAAATACTCGGTGTAG